The following proteins are co-located in the Melanotaenia boesemani isolate fMelBoe1 chromosome 5, fMelBoe1.pri, whole genome shotgun sequence genome:
- the LOC121640145 gene encoding uncharacterized protein LOC121640145 → MCNQQWRRLCHSGWAHLCAFIFFVMFMVFIGHLASLPFSSPKNSIFAPPFAVNHRSKRSSIGPPQIVFSKGQTGTATIDLCGIVQCSISGQEQLQWSEKYICHTVEPRPDHADNRRLSWCPHWYWVVANTGPSDWGYRNKAGYNATTEPVIYGRLTIVKSSFPSGCQPGHCNPLLITLKDPQAKDAGLYVLGAYMTGDDLLGQFGIKVVDNLTGPSLIGVGSGPPTTNIYSTPTVNYTISHRVEVETGMHQVNIWLTAMIDHAHSVTSSSCVACSIARPTLWTIPSIASTNPSLTACILELHMTQNPSAPCRPLEKFFPLAPVKAVPPIFTPIKGNHTCFIRTSDTGIKVGIIPLSWCLTTVNVSGWHKMTTLSVARADLWWYCGGHSLMGTLPRNWQGGCTVLSLVMSIALFPTSAATLIDHAHIGSLLSRHKRAISTEFSITHNSPVYIDAVGVPRGVPDEYKLVDQVAAGFESIFLFITVNKNVDRINYIHYNIQRLTNLTRDAVSDLSQQLDATSLMAYQNRMALDFLLAEKGGVCLLFGDSCCTFIPNNTAPDGSVFRALAGLQSLSNELKEQSGVDNLFNDMLTRWFGKWTGAFLSIFTSLVVAAVVVTLCGCCCIPCIRSLLNRAITSAIENKSVPPAYQMPLRVSESVSLLTPTDDAREDDDSECDSVM, encoded by the coding sequence ATGTGTAATCAGCAGTGGAGACGACTATGCCACAGCGGCTGGGCTCATCTGTGTGCATTCATATTCTTTGTGATGTTCATGGTGTTCATCGGGCATCTGGCCTCTTTACCTTTCAGCTCTCCTAAAAACAGTATCTTCGCACCACCTTTTGCAGTGAACCACAGGAGCAAGAGGAGCTCCATAGGGCCACCACAGATTGTCTTCTCAAAAGGACAAACCGGTACAGCCACAATAGACCTTTGTGGTATAGTGCAATGTAGTATTAGTGGACAAGAACAACTGCAGTGGTCCGAAAAATACATTTGTCACACTGTGGAGCCCCGACCTGATCATGCTGACAATAGAAGATTAAGTTGGTGCCCCCACTGGTACTGGGTGGTTGCTAACACTGGCCCCTCTGATTGGGGGTATCGTAATAAGGCTGGGTATAATGCAACCACGGAGCCAGTAATCTATGGCAGATTAACCATTGTAAAGTCTTCTTTTCCCTCAGGATGTCAGCCGGGACACTGCAACCCTCTACTAATAACTCTTAAAGATCCACAGGCTAAAGATGCTGGATTGTATGTCCTGGGAGCTTATATGACTGGTGATGACCTACTGGGTCAGTTTGGAATTAAGGTGGTTGATAATTTAACAGGCCCATCTTTAATAGGTGTTGGTAGTGGACCCCCGACAACTAACATCTACTCTACCCCTACTGTAAATTATACCATCTCTCATAGGGTTGAAGTTGAAACAGGTATGCATCAGGTAAATATTTGGTTAACTGCCATGATAGATCATGCTCATTCTGTCACATCATCTTCCTGTGTGGCTTGCTCTATTGCACGTCCCACCTTGTGGACTATTCCTTCTATCGCCTCTACTAACCCTTCCCTTACAGCCTGCATTCTGGAGCTTCATATGACCCAGAACCCCTCTGCTCCCTGTAGGCCCTTGGAAAAATTCTTTCCTTTAGCACCTGTTAAAGCAGTCCCTCCAATCTTCACCCCCATTAAAGGTAATCACACCTGTTTTATTAGAACAAGTGATACTGGAATTAAAGTTGGAATTATCCCTTTGTCCTGGTGTTTAACTACTGTTAACGTTTCTGGTTGGCATAAAATGACTACTTTATCTGTTGCTAGAGCTGACCTATGGTGGTACTGTGGAGGTCACAGCCTGATGGGCACATTGCCTCGAAATTGGCAGGGTGGCTGCACAGTGCTCTCCCTGGTCATGTCAATTGCTCTTTTCCCAACTAGCGCTGCCACTTTAATTGATCATGCTCACATTGGTAGTCTTCTCTCCCGCCATAAGAGAGCTATATCAACTGAATTCTCTATAACCCATAATTCTCCTGTTTACATAGATGCCGTTGGAGTCCCACGAGGTGTTCCAGATGAGTATAAATTAGTGGACCAGGTTGCAGCTGGTTTTGAAtctattttcttgtttattaCTGTAAATAAGAATGTGGATAGAATAAATTATATCCACTACAATATCCAAAGGTTGACCAACCTTACAAGAGATGCTGTTTCTGATCTCTCCCAGCAATTGGATGCTACTTCGCTGATGGCTTATCAAAATAGGATGGCTTTAGATTTTCTCTTAGCAGAAAAAGGGGGTGTATGTTTATTGTTTGGCGATTCTTGTTGTACTTTCATTCCTAATAATACTGCTCCTGATGGCTCTGTTTTCCGTGCTTTGGCTGGTCTGCAGTCTCTTTCTAATGAGCTTAAAGAACAGTCTGGTGTGGATAATCTTTTTAATGACATGTTGACACGTTGGTTTGGAAAGTGGACAGGTGCTTTCCTCTCTATTTTTACTTCTCTTGTAGTGGCAGCAGTTGTGGTCACTCTGTGTGGATGCTGTTGCATCCCATGTATTCGTTCTCTGCTTAACAGAGCTATCACTTCAGCTAttgaaaataaatctgttcCTCCTGCTTATCAAATGCCTCTCCGGGTAAGTGAATCCGTCAGCCTTTTGACTCCCACTGACGATGCCAGGGAGGATGATGACAGTGAGTGTGACTCTGTGATGTAA